Part of the Chloroflexota bacterium genome is shown below.
ACCGTGTTGATCAGCAATTCACCTGGGAACGCGATAGCCCCGTTTTGGGCGAGGCCACTTACCGACTCTACGTCACCATCCAGGGAGGCCAGGTTGGTGCCTTTGGCGAATATGTTAAGGTTCCTGAAACATGGTTACGCGGACAGACGGAGGAGTCTGACCGTGGACGACTCCTTGCTCTGGTCGGCTGGACGTCCTATTTCGGCTTGAGCTTGGCTATAGCCATCATGTTTCTATTCCAATTGCGTCAGGGCGAAATTCGTTGGGGCTTCGTCCTGCCTTTCACCATTGCCCTAGTCGTGCTCGCTGCGGCGGCTGGGCTCAATTCTCTACCACTGCTTCTTACCGATTATCCAACCACATCCAGTCTAGCAGGATACCTATTAGACCGGATGCGCACCCTGTTGATGGGGCTTATACCGCTGGGGGCGATCGTTGTGCTCGCTGGCGCGAGTGGAGCGGCGTTATACAACAAAATGTTCAGTGAACGTGTGCCGTTACACCTCCTAATAACGAAAAGGGGATTACATTCTCAGGAGTTCGTCAAGGCCATCGCCGTCGGCTACGCTATGGCTGGGGTTTGCCTGGGATATGTCTGTCTCTTCTACTGGCTAGGCATCCGCTACTTTGGTGTCTGGTCACCAATGGAACTTCCTTACTCGGATCTAATGAGCACCTTTCTACCCTTCCTCTACCCTCTTACTGTGGGCGCTGGGGCGGCTATAAGTGAGGAATTCGTCTTCCGCCTCTTCGCCATACCATTCTTTCTCGTCATCGCCTCTCGCTGGCTAGCCGACAAATCGTTCAAATTGACCCTCAAGGTTCCCAGATCGCTCATAGTAGCCTCAGCCCTCATTCCCCCAGCGCTTATCTGGGCCTCGCTACACAGCACTTATCCTCAACAGCCATTTTTTATTAGGGCTATCGAGCTATCCGTTGTGGGCGTCGTCTCTGGCTTGATTTTTCTGCGTTATGGCCTCCTGGCCACGCTCACCAGCCACTACGTGTATAACGCTAGCGTTGTCGGTGGGCTCTTTCTGCTTTCCGGCAACCGTTACCTGCAAGTCTCAGCCATCATAGTCATAGCTTTACCAGCTGTGTTTCTTATCCCTGCAGCCCTCGCCAAACTGCAAGGGAAATTCCTGCTGGCTAATAAAGAGTTACGGCCAGGAGAACAGGTAGCGGTGATACCGCTGCGAAGAACCGCCGTTCTTCGTGAGGTGCAACCACCCATTGCCCTTCCCAAGACACGACTCATGTTCCTGGCCACCTTGTCACTGGTGGCCCTTCTCTTTTTGCACCTGGTCGGCACACCACGCCTGGGTGATTCCCTAAATCTCAGGATCGGAGAGGGCCAGGCCAAATCTATAGCCGACGATTATCTGTCCAAAATAGGCGTTAGCCAGCAGGGATGGTCAGTTGTAACCACCTTTGTTGACTGGTCCCAGGACAATGATACCACCTACCTACTTAGACACCTGGGCACTGCTGCCACCAACGAGCTCCTGATTCAGGAACTCCATCCCTACCTTTGGCAAGTTCGCTACTTTAAACCCCTTGAAAAAGAGGAGCTCTACATATGGGTGGGGCCTGAAGGCACAGTGCGTGGCTTCAATCATGTTCTACCCGAGGCAGCCCCAGGGGCGCCAATTGACTTAGCCGAAGCAAAACGTATCGCCGAACACTTTCTGGACAAGCAAGGGGTGAACTTGAGCCTCTACAAGATCGTCAGCTCGACAAGTCAGAAACGACCAGCGCGAGTTGACCATTATTTCATCTGGGAGAGGCAAGATAAGTCCATCGCCGCGGGCCGTTTTCGCCTATTTATTCATATTCAGGGTGATCAAATTGGCGAGTATCGCTCCTTTTTCAAGACGCCAGAATCCTTTGACCGCTCACTGGCCGAGAACACGACCTTAGATGCCATCCTCGCCACCATTCGTAGCGCTGTCGCGCTAGCGATAGCCGTAGCCCTCCTCCTGCTCTTCGTTCTCAGATTCAAGTCCAGCGACCTCAAACTACAGCTGCCAATAAGCGCCGCTACCCTCGTTGTTCTCGCCACGATCATTGGCGATGTGAATCACCTTCCCAACTTGATGGCCAGCTATTGGAGCACCATCAGTGTCGACCATTTCCTCATCTGGCGGGCGGCCGATTACCTGAGAAATATTGGACTCCTCTTTGCGCGTACCGTCATCGTCGTCGGTGTGGCTGATTCCCTTTACAACGAGTTGTTTCCCAACAGGCCCAAACTACACCACCAATTCATGAGATTCTTTGCCTTTCCAGAACGGACCTTTTACGATGCCGGTTTGACCGCCATTTTACTCCTACCCCTAATTTTTATGGGTACACTCGCTTATCGGTTGGGCCAGGAGCACTTCCTTCTAGCCACTGCACGCGCCCAATCGACCGTTCCTGTAAACCTGATCAACGCCTCGCTGCCCTCTATCGACGCCATGACGGGTGCCGTCAGTACGATCCTTCTCGATGGCTTCACCATGCTGGCCGTCGTGCTACTTATCTGGAAGATGGCCCGTCGGCCGATGCTGGTGGGCCTGTTTATCTGGTTAGGAGCGGTGCTATTCACCAATCAGGAGGCGAGGGTTCCAGCCGATTATATCTTCTTAGCTATCGCTTGGCTCCTGGTTGTGCTCTCTGCAGCCGTGATCATCTCTTACTACGCAGACCACAGGGCGGCAATCTATCTATTTACGGCCTGGTCCATCCTCCTATTACGCGATAGCTTATTCCTCATCCGGCAATCGAATTCTTTCTTTGTCCTTAATGGTTGGCTCGTACTCATTTTGGCCTTCCTACCTCTCTTGCCCGTGATCAAGCATGTTCAAGCGAGACGGTCTTCTCTATAAGAGAAGCCCTATTCCCCCTGCATCGTGCCCAATGCTATAATCAGCAATGAGCAACCATCGCTCCCTAATAAAGATAATGTTCAGACGTTTCCATCTAAGACCAGAGTAAAAAATGATGAACCAAATCTATGTCTCACTTGACCTGGAAATGACCAGCCCACGAGCTGAGGAGCAGGAAATAATCGAGATCGCCGCCATAAAGTTTCGTGGTGATACCGTTATTGATACCTGGTCAACCCTGGTGAATCCGGGCCGCTCCATACCCTTTAATATCCAAATCCTCACTGGCATCAAGCAGGCCGATGTTGATCGGGCCCCAAAGTTGCCCCAGGTGGCTGGGCCATTGGTCAAGTTGGTCAAGGATCACCCTATTGTGGCCCACAGCGTATCCTCCGACCTCAATTGCCTTCAACGCAAGGGGATCACCCTGACTAACCCCCAAATCGATACGTTCGAATTGGCCAATATCCTTATTCCCCAGTTAACTAACCGTAGTCTAGCTGCCCTGGCCGAGCATTTTCACTTGGAACATACCCTACAACACCGCGCTGCGGCCGATGCGCTTGTTACGAAAGAGCTCTTCGTAGCCCTCACGAACTTGGCTCTCGAGTTAGATATCTCAGTGATACAAGAGATCAACCATCTTACGGCCAAGAGTAGTTGGCCGCTACGATGCTTCTTCCTGGAGATTGAGAAGGAGAAAAGTCGCCTGGCTTATAACGGTACCTCAATTCGCCAGAGACTGGCCGCAAAAGAGGAGGGCGACAACGCTATTCTGGAGTTGCTCCTCCTCGGTGAGAAATATGAAACCCTTACGCCTAGCGAACGAAAGAAACAGCTGGGGGAAAGCAAACTTGTTGAGATCTTCGAGCCAGATGGCTTACTGTCCAAAACGCTATCCAGCTACGAATATCGGCCGCAGCAGATTGAAATGACCAAATCCATCATAAAGGTCTTCAATGAAGGAGGACAGCTCATCGTGGAAGCCGGGACCGGCACGGGCAAATCGATGTCCTACCTGATGCCGGCCATCTATTTTGCTGTCGAGAACAGCGAACATATCGTCATCTCTACAAACACCATAAACCTTCAGGATCAGTTGTATACGAAGGATATTCCTCAGCTCAAACAGATCTTGCCCCTAAATTTTAAGACCGCTTTGCTGAAAGGACGTAGCAACTATCTGTGTCGGCGAAGGTTCGCCACGCTGCGGCATCATCCGGGACTTACTGAAGATGAAATAGCGACCCTGGTCAAGATTCTGGTCTGGCTACAATGGACCCTAACCGGAGACTTGGCTGAATTGAACCTCACCGATACCCAAAAACCAGTTTGGGCCAAGATTTGGTCTCCAGCTGAGCTGTGCCTCGGAACACGCTGCCCATACAATGCTAAAGGGACATGTTTTCTTTACCACGCTCGCCATCAAGCGGAAGCGGCACACCTCATTATCGTTAATCACGCTCTTTTGCTCTCTGATATGGTGGCCAACAGTCAGATACTTCCGGACTATCGCCACCTCATCATCGATGAGGCCCACCATTTCGAGGATGTGGCCACCGACCAGTTGGGATTCAACACTACAGAGCGGGATATTTACAGCTACCTGGACGATTTGAGTCAAGTTCTCACTCCCGAACGACGTGGCGGATTATTAGCTGAGATAAAGAGCTGTTTTCATAATAGCACCGTGCCGGCCACGGTACAGGGAGATGTAGAGGTACTGATTCAAGAAATCTACGGGTGCATCAACCGAGCCCGGGAATCAACCCAGCGCTTTTATTCGACCCTCAATAGCTTCCTGCGACAACACGCTCAGGAGAGTCGCGGCTATGATACCCGCTTACGCCTGACCAGAAACACCCGTAGCCAACCCAACTGGGGTGGAGTGGAGATCGCCTGGGACAATCTACATCTGCAATTAGCTGAAATCCAAGATAAGCTCGCTAAGATCGCCCTCACCCTCGAGCAAATGAAGGGACAGGCTATCGCCGAGTATGACGAATCGATCACAGAGATCTCAGCCTCACTCCTCCTCAACCAAACACTTCAAGCACAGATTAACGCCGTTGTTTCTAATCCTTCGGACAACCAAATCTACTGGATAACGGGCAGTGGCAGCAATGGGGAAATCACCCTCAACGCCGTGCCACTGCGCGTCGGTGAAATCCTGGCTAAGCAGCTCTTCGCTACAAAGGAGACGGTCATTCTTACCTCAGCCACACTCAGCATCGCTGGTCGTTTCGATTATATTAAGGAACGCTTGGGGTTACCTTACGCCGATGAGCTCCTCCTTGATTCACCCTTCGATTATGAACGCTCAACGCTGATTTACATCCCCGATGATATCCCAGAACCAGAGAAGCCGCACTACCAACATCATCTGCAACAAGCTATTATGGCCATTTGTCGAGCTACAGAGGGGCGTGCCCTTATACTCTTCACTTCGCGTGCTCAACTACAACAGACCCACCAATCTATTCGACAGCCTCTTGAGAGAGAGAATATCCTGGTTTTAGGACATGGACTTGATGGCTCATCACGACAGCTGCTCCAAACATTTAAGACTAATCCCAGGACAATTCTGCTCGGAACGAACAGTTTCTGGGAGGGGATTGATGTTGTTGGAGAGGCCTTGAGTGTTCTCATCATCACCCGACTGCCATTCGCCGTACCAACAGATCCCGTATTTGCCGCCCGCAGTGAAATGTATGAAGAGCCATTCAATCAGTATAGCGTTCCTCAAACAATTCTCCGTTTCAAACAAGGCTTTGGGCGGCTCATTCGCAGTCGGACAGACAGAGGGATATTCATTGTTCTCGATCGCCGCCTTCAGACAAGGCCATACGGACAGTTCTTCCTTCGCTCATTGCCTCACTGTACGCTCCGTTATGGCCCGATCAGCAACCTGCCGGCCGCCGCTGCCGACTGGCTGAGGAGGGTTGTTGACTAAATGAGATATGTCTTCGAAGGTGAGCTGACACCATCCGACAAAGAGATCAAGGATTATCACTACCTGCCCTTTGAGGTACCACCACATACCCACCGGATCAACGTCACCTACACCTATAGCGACCCCCTCGGCGCGGAGCCGAGTTCGAAGGGCGGTAATATACTCGATATTGGTATCTTTGATAGTCGAGGTATCGCTTTTCTAAGTGGAGGATTTAGGGGGTGGAGTGGTGTCTCCCATTCTCGCTTCTTCATCAGTGAACAGGAAGCTACCCCCGGCTATCTGCCCGGACAGCTGTTGCCTGGACAATGGCATATCATCCTTGGGCTTCATGAGATTGCTAGCTATGGTTGTCATTACATCGTTGAAGTAGAGTTGTAAGCACAAAAGATGCATCTGAAAGAGGGGCAGTGGTATAAGGGCGACCTGCATTGTCATAGCCAGCACAGCGATGGGGTCAACACGCCCGCTGAGTTGATCGCCCAAGCCATAAGCAGGGGACTTCATTTTCTCTCCATCACTGACCACAACACTGTTAGCCAGATTCTAAGCTTACCTGAGCAAGTCGATAGCCCGATTATACTGATTCCTGGACAAGAGGTAAGTACCTACTATGGCCACTGTAACGTCTGGGGGACAAGAGAGTGGATAGACTTCCGAGCGCGCTCAGATACAGAGATGAACGCAATTATCAAGCATGCCCATTCCTATAGCGCCCTTGTGTCTGTGTGCCACCCCAAACATCTTGGGCCTGATTGGGAGTACAAAGAGGTCAAGGGCTACGATTGTTTCGAGGTCTGGCAAGCCCCTTGGTTCCGCTGGAATCACGAGTCGCTGCACCGCTGGCAGAAAATCCTCAATGCAGGTGGACGGATAACGGCCGTTGGGGGTAGCGATCTTCATCGACTTCCCCCCACAACAGTCGCAGCACCTTATGACCTCGGCACACCGACAACCTGGGTCCAGTGCAGCGGGGAGGCATCGCTTGGGGCGATCCTAGAAGGAATCAAGCAGGGAAGTGTTTTCATTTCCGAGAATGCAGATGGACCCCAAGTATTCTTAACTGTGAGTCAAGAGGGGCACCCCGCTTCTACCGTCTCCCTTGGCAAGACCTTACACCTAGCCGGGAAGGCGAGGCTGCACATAAAGGCATACGTGCTTGATGGACAAGGCAAAACTATGCGACTCGTAGCCAATGGTCACACCATTGCCTTTATCCCCATCAGCGGACAGGATTTTATCCACGAACTGACCTGGGAGGTGGAGGAGAATACTAATCTACGTCTTGAGCTATTCCATCTTCGGGGGAGCGATATAAGGCACGAGATCAACATGAGCGCGCTGACCAATCCCGTGTATATCGAAGTGCAAACCGAACCCTGAAAGTTCAGCCCGCCGGCACGTGCCGGTGGGCTGAATTAACTATCGTATGCGACCGATCGTCTGCCTTATCCTAGACTCTAAGAAGCTGCCACCAAACTGGGCTTAGTCTCCGCTGCTGGTGCAGCAAATATCTCTTCCAGATCCGGACCCTCGAGCGTCTCTTCCTTAACCAGTTTCTCTGCTAGTCGGGTCAAGCGGTCCCTCTCCCTGGTCAGGATCTCTTTAGCCTCGTTGTAGGCCTGCTTGATGAGCGTTTGTATCTCCTCGTCGATAAGCTCAGCGACCCTTTCACTGTAGTTCTTCTGCTCACCGATCTCACGTCCCAGG
Proteins encoded:
- a CDS encoding CehA/McbA family metallohydrolase codes for the protein MHLKEGQWYKGDLHCHSQHSDGVNTPAELIAQAISRGLHFLSITDHNTVSQILSLPEQVDSPIILIPGQEVSTYYGHCNVWGTREWIDFRARSDTEMNAIIKHAHSYSALVSVCHPKHLGPDWEYKEVKGYDCFEVWQAPWFRWNHESLHRWQKILNAGGRITAVGGSDLHRLPPTTVAAPYDLGTPTTWVQCSGEASLGAILEGIKQGSVFISENADGPQVFLTVSQEGHPASTVSLGKTLHLAGKARLHIKAYVLDGQGKTMRLVANGHTIAFIPISGQDFIHELTWEVEENTNLRLELFHLRGSDIRHEINMSALTNPVYIEVQTEP
- a CDS encoding CPBP family intramembrane metalloprotease — encoded protein: MGSTQGKRDWVFPFIILLGCLGLIVALFLQEYSFPIASIDFKILQPAARRLAEQFLQERGFDPSGYHSVVSFESNQAARSYIEHLAGSATLNRLAKEVSIWYWRVRFFKPFQAEEFNVYLNPSSRLVGFRRTLSEERSGASLTTTAAQQLAEQFLREDRHIDLTSYHLIGSSSEQKINRVDQQFTWERDSPVLGEATYRLYVTIQGGQVGAFGEYVKVPETWLRGQTEESDRGRLLALVGWTSYFGLSLAIAIMFLFQLRQGEIRWGFVLPFTIALVVLAAAAGLNSLPLLLTDYPTTSSLAGYLLDRMRTLLMGLIPLGAIVVLAGASGAALYNKMFSERVPLHLLITKRGLHSQEFVKAIAVGYAMAGVCLGYVCLFYWLGIRYFGVWSPMELPYSDLMSTFLPFLYPLTVGAGAAISEEFVFRLFAIPFFLVIASRWLADKSFKLTLKVPRSLIVASALIPPALIWASLHSTYPQQPFFIRAIELSVVGVVSGLIFLRYGLLATLTSHYVYNASVVGGLFLLSGNRYLQVSAIIVIALPAVFLIPAALAKLQGKFLLANKELRPGEQVAVIPLRRTAVLREVQPPIALPKTRLMFLATLSLVALLFLHLVGTPRLGDSLNLRIGEGQAKSIADDYLSKIGVSQQGWSVVTTFVDWSQDNDTTYLLRHLGTAATNELLIQELHPYLWQVRYFKPLEKEELYIWVGPEGTVRGFNHVLPEAAPGAPIDLAEAKRIAEHFLDKQGVNLSLYKIVSSTSQKRPARVDHYFIWERQDKSIAAGRFRLFIHIQGDQIGEYRSFFKTPESFDRSLAENTTLDAILATIRSAVALAIAVALLLLFVLRFKSSDLKLQLPISAATLVVLATIIGDVNHLPNLMASYWSTISVDHFLIWRAADYLRNIGLLFARTVIVVGVADSLYNELFPNRPKLHHQFMRFFAFPERTFYDAGLTAILLLPLIFMGTLAYRLGQEHFLLATARAQSTVPVNLINASLPSIDAMTGAVSTILLDGFTMLAVVLLIWKMARRPMLVGLFIWLGAVLFTNQEARVPADYIFLAIAWLLVVLSAAVIISYYADHRAAIYLFTAWSILLLRDSLFLIRQSNSFFVLNGWLVLILAFLPLLPVIKHVQARRSSL
- a CDS encoding exonuclease domain-containing protein; translated protein: MMNQIYVSLDLEMTSPRAEEQEIIEIAAIKFRGDTVIDTWSTLVNPGRSIPFNIQILTGIKQADVDRAPKLPQVAGPLVKLVKDHPIVAHSVSSDLNCLQRKGITLTNPQIDTFELANILIPQLTNRSLAALAEHFHLEHTLQHRAAADALVTKELFVALTNLALELDISVIQEINHLTAKSSWPLRCFFLEIEKEKSRLAYNGTSIRQRLAAKEEGDNAILELLLLGEKYETLTPSERKKQLGESKLVEIFEPDGLLSKTLSSYEYRPQQIEMTKSIIKVFNEGGQLIVEAGTGTGKSMSYLMPAIYFAVENSEHIVISTNTINLQDQLYTKDIPQLKQILPLNFKTALLKGRSNYLCRRRFATLRHHPGLTEDEIATLVKILVWLQWTLTGDLAELNLTDTQKPVWAKIWSPAELCLGTRCPYNAKGTCFLYHARHQAEAAHLIIVNHALLLSDMVANSQILPDYRHLIIDEAHHFEDVATDQLGFNTTERDIYSYLDDLSQVLTPERRGGLLAEIKSCFHNSTVPATVQGDVEVLIQEIYGCINRARESTQRFYSTLNSFLRQHAQESRGYDTRLRLTRNTRSQPNWGGVEIAWDNLHLQLAEIQDKLAKIALTLEQMKGQAIAEYDESITEISASLLLNQTLQAQINAVVSNPSDNQIYWITGSGSNGEITLNAVPLRVGEILAKQLFATKETVILTSATLSIAGRFDYIKERLGLPYADELLLDSPFDYERSTLIYIPDDIPEPEKPHYQHHLQQAIMAICRATEGRALILFTSRAQLQQTHQSIRQPLERENILVLGHGLDGSSRQLLQTFKTNPRTILLGTNSFWEGIDVVGEALSVLIITRLPFAVPTDPVFAARSEMYEEPFNQYSVPQTILRFKQGFGRLIRSRTDRGIFIVLDRRLQTRPYGQFFLRSLPHCTLRYGPISNLPAAAADWLRRVVD